One region of Bacillota bacterium genomic DNA includes:
- the mazG gene encoding nucleoside triphosphate pyrophosphohydrolase produces the protein MAARQIIICGLGPGNREAIPVGVIEMLRQTGIIFLRTGKHPVVPFLQGEGIRFETFDRFYEEEISLETVYHRIATAVLEAANGAGGETKSRIVYGVPGHPLVTEEPSRLIIEKAESEALEVNVLPAMSFIEAIYVSLRLDPVRGMTILDGLGLNPDRVCTSLPAIVMQVLNRTVASEVMLFLKEYYPGDHPVTVIRAASVPGQEKRADVPLCRLDTPPWFDHLTSVYLPPLAALTKKPGSFVLSRRKQAAPEPGKVSKIFTAAGPRRPGDAPALMELFLEMIAALRGENGCPWDKEQTHQTLKKYLVEEAYEVLDAIERGKPHNLCEELGDLLLQIVLHCQIASEADHFVFADVVQAISQKMIFRHPHVFGETKVQNSQEVAVNWERLKKVEKPDAVMFDGIPRSLPALLRAIRVQEKAARVGFDWPDWRGAMTKVQEEAAELAAVMETPEKMESELGDLIFAVVNVIRLQGMDPEEVLNKTTEKFIRRFNYIERRTREKGLELKDVDLRQMDEWWEEAKVLESHGNL, from the coding sequence AATGTTACGTCAGACGGGGATTATATTTTTACGGACCGGAAAACATCCGGTAGTGCCGTTTCTTCAGGGTGAGGGGATCCGCTTTGAGACCTTTGACCGTTTTTACGAAGAGGAAATAAGCCTTGAGACGGTGTACCACCGTATTGCGACGGCGGTTCTTGAGGCGGCAAACGGCGCCGGTGGGGAAACAAAATCACGGATTGTTTATGGGGTCCCCGGGCATCCACTGGTAACGGAAGAACCAAGCAGGTTGATCATCGAAAAGGCCGAGAGTGAAGCACTGGAGGTCAACGTGCTTCCGGCCATGAGTTTTATAGAAGCCATTTATGTTTCGTTACGGCTCGACCCTGTCCGGGGGATGACAATCCTTGACGGCTTGGGTCTTAACCCCGACCGTGTTTGCACGTCTCTGCCTGCAATTGTGATGCAGGTGCTGAACCGCACCGTCGCGTCGGAGGTCATGCTGTTTCTTAAAGAATATTATCCGGGCGACCACCCGGTTACGGTTATCCGCGCGGCTTCCGTACCGGGCCAGGAAAAACGGGCGGATGTTCCCCTTTGCAGGCTCGACACGCCTCCATGGTTCGACCATCTAACCAGCGTTTATCTTCCGCCGTTGGCCGCATTGACCAAAAAACCCGGGTCGTTCGTCTTAAGCCGCCGGAAACAGGCGGCGCCCGAACCGGGGAAGGTCTCGAAGATTTTTACCGCCGCAGGACCGCGTCGACCAGGTGATGCTCCTGCCTTGATGGAGTTGTTTTTAGAAATGATAGCCGCGCTCAGGGGCGAAAACGGTTGTCCCTGGGACAAAGAACAGACGCACCAGACCCTCAAAAAGTATCTCGTAGAGGAAGCATATGAGGTGCTGGACGCGATAGAGCGCGGTAAACCGCATAATCTCTGCGAGGAGTTGGGAGACTTACTACTACAAATCGTCTTACACTGCCAGATCGCGTCTGAGGCGGACCACTTTGTTTTCGCGGACGTGGTACAGGCCATATCCCAAAAAATGATTTTCCGTCATCCTCACGTCTTCGGGGAAACAAAGGTGCAGAACAGTCAAGAGGTCGCGGTTAACTGGGAACGTCTGAAGAAGGTTGAAAAACCGGATGCCGTGATGTTTGACGGGATCCCCAGGTCGTTGCCGGCTTTGCTGCGGGCCATCAGGGTACAGGAAAAGGCGGCGCGGGTCGGTTTCGACTGGCCTGACTGGCGGGGAGCGATGACCAAGGTTCAAGAGGAGGCGGCGGAACTGGCCGCCGTGATGGAAACGCCCGAGAAGATGGAATCGGAACTCGGGGATCTTATATTTGCGGTTGTCAACGTCATCAGGCTTCAGGGCATGGACCCGGAAGAGGTGTTGAACAAGACCACCGAAAAATTCATACGCCGATTTAATTACATCGAGCGAAGGACAAGAGAGAAAGGGCTGGAGTTGAAAGACGTTGACCTGAGACAAATGGATGAGTGGTGGGAGGAAGCAAAGGTTTTGGAGTCTCACGGGAATCTCTGA